A region of Streptomyces sp. R44 DNA encodes the following proteins:
- a CDS encoding TetR/AcrR family transcriptional regulator, producing MTAENSPPLPLRERKKLRTRQTLIDTALDLFGTHGFDGVTLDALCDAAEVSKRTFFRYFDSKEDVAMAPAQDVWAAFLDVLETCPADGRQLLAVFEEALAEAVGRMPDDGWAGRLLASRHLAARTPSTDAHCHAFCDRTTRSALAVVERRFALPGPGGRLHARLALDVLVVLFHRALDAWVAQPTGHTPEDLVRRLHAVAAELPTALATTAGPSA from the coding sequence ATGACGGCCGAGAACTCCCCCCCGCTCCCGCTGCGCGAGCGCAAGAAGCTGCGCACCCGGCAGACGCTGATCGACACCGCGCTCGACCTGTTCGGCACCCACGGCTTCGACGGGGTGACGCTGGACGCGCTGTGCGACGCGGCCGAGGTGTCGAAGCGGACCTTCTTCCGCTACTTCGACAGCAAGGAAGACGTCGCCATGGCCCCCGCACAGGACGTGTGGGCGGCCTTCCTCGACGTCCTGGAGACCTGCCCGGCCGACGGGCGACAGCTCCTCGCGGTGTTCGAGGAGGCCCTCGCCGAGGCGGTCGGCCGGATGCCGGACGACGGTTGGGCCGGGCGGCTCCTGGCCAGCCGTCACCTCGCGGCCCGGACGCCCTCCACGGACGCGCACTGCCACGCGTTCTGCGACCGCACCACGCGCTCCGCGCTCGCCGTGGTCGAGCGCCGCTTCGCCCTTCCCGGTCCCGGCGGGCGGCTGCACGCCCGTCTGGCGCTCGACGTTCTCGTCGTCCTGTTCCACCGCGCCCTGGACGCCTGGGTGGCACAGCCGACCGGGCACACACCCGAGGACCTCGTGCGCCGGCTCCACGCCGTCGCGGCCGAGCTGCCGACGGCGCTCGCCACGACCGCCGGGCCGTCCGCCTGA